In Borrelia puertoricensis, the following proteins share a genomic window:
- a CDS encoding DUF2634 domain-containing protein: MDLKVDLQFNLVSGSDLQIADGIEEQKQRLFIFLKTPKGSLALNPTWGFDYTHILKLCKLGTLEQIKYYLYSVAQELEIDLTGVNININSKLLQITLYFPGDSFQMEICI; this comes from the coding sequence ATGGATTTAAAGGTTGATTTGCAGTTTAATTTAGTATCAGGCTCAGACTTACAGATTGCTGATGGAATAGAAGAGCAAAAACAAAGATTATTTATTTTCCTTAAAACCCCTAAAGGAAGTCTTGCTCTAAATCCAACATGGGGATTTGATTATACACATATCCTTAAATTATGTAAGCTTGGCACTCTAGAGCAAATTAAATATTATCTCTACTCTGTTGCCCAAGAACTGGAAATTGATCTTACTGGAGTTAACATTAATATAAACTCAAAACTGCTGCAAATTACTCTCTATTTTCCTGGTGATTCTTTTCAAATGGAGATTTGCATATGA
- a CDS encoding DUF777 family protein translates to MNFNYEIYRMNQSMSGSALTQEESKEWIANNICISKIGIIKSFNSDTQEGIVDIDEYKGLEIHTRNISNISLSLHKDDRVVLLQSSINLFNTDDNIYFDKHHFYILSAIDPKYLKIYAKHKLDIRNEITSLKDILEAIVNAINNLRIIGNSSIDYSSLSYYTSRINSKINNLFN, encoded by the coding sequence ATGAACTTTAATTATGAAATTTATAGAATGAATCAGAGCATGTCTGGTTCTGCTTTAACTCAAGAAGAGAGCAAAGAATGGATAGCTAACAATATATGCATATCAAAAATAGGAATTATAAAATCATTTAACAGCGATACTCAAGAAGGTATTGTAGACATTGACGAATATAAAGGACTTGAGATTCACACTCGTAATATATCAAATATTAGTCTAAGTCTTCACAAAGATGACAGAGTAGTACTTCTTCAATCAAGTATTAATCTATTTAATACAGATGACAATATATATTTTGATAAACATCATTTTTATATATTAAGTGCAATTGACCCTAAGTATCTTAAAATATATGCTAAACATAAGTTGGATATACGTAATGAGATAACTAGTCTTAAAGACATCTTAGAGGCAATAGTAAATGCTATTAATAACTTAAGAATTATAGGAAATTCAAGCATTGATTACTCTTCTCTCTCTTACTATACATCAAGAATAAATAGCAAAATTAATAATTTATTTAATTAG
- a CDS encoding DUF693 family protein — protein sequence MILLKYDFKIEFYSTISSNKNITGDATPEHSPKIIINTQHGIYVDISISNIYSSYNFVRAKQAKLVLWNLHLDFNNHIHEGDIVKIYYKKFAHEDSFTFIMAGYLGVPMSSDYPSGDFSIELELHLASKSNFFNRELETKQFKGMTVQDAINFAFPGRNIINMSTNDRLKIIEEHIYARTPKEFIEKLSKKYIQNVIADVGNGVDLVECNFIFTNHQLTGPDAHYESLEDYGLEFIPKQEITIGTTLNIRLIYWRAKLTYTHKLKVGDRVSFRDSLGNIIKSTICETNASLSNTGECSLNLKLYDDINHLKIKERI from the coding sequence GTGATATTACTTAAATATGATTTTAAGATTGAATTTTACTCTACTATTAGCTCAAATAAAAATATTACTGGTGATGCAACACCAGAACACTCTCCTAAAATCATTATCAACACACAACATGGCATTTATGTTGATATCTCAATATCTAATATCTATTCAAGTTACAATTTTGTAAGGGCAAAACAAGCCAAACTTGTTCTTTGGAATTTACACCTCGATTTCAACAATCACATACATGAAGGAGATATTGTAAAGATATACTATAAAAAATTTGCTCATGAAGACTCATTTACATTTATTATGGCAGGTTATCTGGGAGTCCCAATGAGCAGTGACTATCCTAGTGGTGATTTTAGCATAGAGCTTGAACTTCATTTAGCATCAAAGAGTAATTTCTTTAACCGAGAACTTGAAACAAAACAATTTAAAGGAATGACGGTCCAGGACGCTATAAACTTTGCCTTTCCGGGTAGAAATATAATCAATATGAGCACTAATGACAGACTTAAAATCATAGAAGAGCATATTTATGCTAGAACTCCAAAAGAATTTATAGAAAAATTATCTAAAAAATATATACAAAATGTTATTGCTGATGTTGGTAATGGAGTTGATTTGGTTGAATGTAATTTCATATTCACAAATCATCAATTAACCGGTCCTGATGCTCATTATGAGTCACTTGAGGATTATGGTCTTGAATTTATCCCAAAGCAAGAAATTACTATAGGCACTACTCTTAATATAAGACTTATATATTGGAGAGCAAAGCTTACTTATACTCATAAATTAAAAGTTGGTGACAGAGTATCATTTAGAGATTCTTTGGGGAATATAATAAAGAGCACGATTTGTGAAACTAATGCTTCTCTAAGCAATACTGGTGAATGTTCACTTAACTTAAAGCTTTATGATGACATTAATCATCTAAAAATAAAGGAGAGGATATGA
- a CDS encoding DUF792 family protein, protein MQPMEIFQIIKDTVTQIFALFSTDNFIVLFPRPDLKGLGYLPQLFFIKPKFELITRTYNTTCSKRPVINYYLRKAEYVSYNPVLTGEVIALNGGVLTSLYKNMLAPLKLTPFGNSLLEFDSNLVKEQLAGRLQAQVPFTAYSPTFGIKELVVITSLTFKDVPFIDEVELNLNMEVIKTFHLDKYKG, encoded by the coding sequence ATGCAACCTATGGAAATATTTCAAATTATTAAAGATACTGTAACACAAATATTTGCTTTATTTAGCACAGATAATTTTATTGTTCTCTTCCCAAGACCTGATCTTAAGGGACTTGGGTATTTGCCCCAATTATTCTTTATTAAACCTAAATTTGAACTTATAACTCGTACTTATAACACCACATGTTCCAAACGTCCTGTAATCAATTACTACTTAAGGAAAGCTGAATATGTAAGTTATAACCCTGTACTTACAGGAGAAGTTATTGCTTTAAATGGTGGTGTACTTACAAGTCTTTATAAGAATATGTTAGCTCCACTGAAATTAACTCCTTTTGGTAACTCACTACTTGAATTTGATAGTAATTTAGTTAAAGAACAACTGGCTGGTAGACTTCAAGCACAAGTTCCCTTTACTGCTTATAGTCCAACTTTTGGCATTAAAGAATTAGTTGTAATTACTTCCCTAACATTTAAAGATGTGCCTTTCATAGATGAAGTTGAGCTTAATCTTAACATGGAAGTTATTAAAACCTTTCATTTGGATAAATACAAAGGATAA
- a CDS encoding DUF759 family protein → MDNKFTIKFKGILDHASTKKTLERDISKLEENLKPKLSSLKSTKDIIKANLKDKNAELAKQNKYERLRERVEKFRLSETKKLMKQGHSFEKARREAFRRSTMSTKDLRNLEFKSLKANSKIQQNLIKKNNLTSKVIIGSAIGNIIASSIKGASSNMFAFAKSSVKDASERKRIGTLNSRIFNTTEKGKLLNTISRIKTFERGTTQEEFLNKAAVIKSTLKNAGLENETNLLKAVELAAKLKASGLSSSDDAISSVVDLLRGEGGSIFNLMSQFDKFGNKYLEHAERKWQQDTFHDMGSRVTKLDDVLSDFNELNLTNTTSSYDSATSSMDKIDEELKKLTASTLTPLMDFSAKALKKINEFNFHKDIVDPIINGIKSIFSLDRLIARLKSILPLWMGGDSGESLSKITHEDKSITTPPSGT, encoded by the coding sequence ATGGATAATAAATTTACCATTAAATTTAAAGGTATATTAGATCATGCATCAACGAAAAAAACATTAGAGAGAGACATATCAAAATTAGAAGAGAACTTAAAACCCAAACTTTCTTCTCTCAAAAGTACGAAAGATATAATTAAAGCTAATTTAAAAGATAAAAATGCAGAACTTGCAAAACAAAATAAATATGAACGTTTAAGAGAGCGAGTAGAGAAATTTAGACTCTCTGAGACTAAAAAACTAATGAAGCAAGGACATAGCTTTGAAAAAGCTAGACGTGAAGCTTTTAGACGTTCTACCATGTCTACTAAAGATCTACGTAATTTAGAATTTAAGTCACTTAAAGCAAACTCTAAAATACAACAAAATTTAATAAAAAAAAACAATTTGACTTCTAAAGTCATAATAGGAAGTGCAATTGGTAATATAATAGCTAGTTCCATTAAAGGTGCTTCCTCTAATATGTTTGCATTTGCAAAATCATCAGTAAAAGATGCTTCAGAAAGAAAACGAATAGGTACCCTAAACTCTAGAATTTTCAACACAACTGAAAAAGGCAAGCTATTAAATACTATATCGAGAATTAAAACATTTGAAAGGGGAACAACCCAAGAAGAATTCTTAAATAAAGCTGCTGTTATTAAAAGCACTCTTAAGAATGCTGGACTAGAGAATGAAACTAATTTACTTAAAGCAGTAGAACTAGCAGCTAAACTTAAGGCTAGTGGACTCTCATCAAGTGATGATGCTATTTCTTCCGTGGTTGACTTATTACGCGGCGAAGGTGGTTCAATCTTCAATCTAATGAGTCAATTTGATAAATTTGGTAACAAGTATCTTGAACATGCTGAGCGTAAATGGCAACAGGATACTTTTCACGATATGGGTTCAAGAGTAACAAAACTTGATGACGTGCTAAGTGATTTTAACGAATTAAATCTCACAAATACTACAAGCTCTTATGACTCTGCAACAAGTAGTATGGATAAGATAGATGAAGAATTAAAAAAATTAACTGCGTCCACATTAACACCTTTAATGGATTTTTCTGCTAAAGCACTTAAAAAGATCAATGAATTTAACTTTCATAAAGATATCGTTGATCCTATAATAAACGGAATTAAAAGCATTTTTAGTTTAGATAGACTTATTGCAAGACTTAAATCAATATTGCCCTTATGGATGGGAGGAGATAGTGGTGAGAGCTTATCAAAAATTACTCATGAAGATAAATCTATTACTACTCCTCCCAGTGGTACTTAA
- a CDS encoding DUF1322 family protein: MKHIDKFVESINATRTRYFALIDDIKRHKYWLPIITNICSYKEIKCMTYDEFIEVSKIAEAKIEKEILELILSK; this comes from the coding sequence ATGAAACATATAGATAAATTTGTTGAGAGTATTAATGCTACTCGTACTCGTTACTTTGCTTTAATTGACGATATAAAAAGACATAAATATTGGCTACCAATAATAACAAATATCTGTTCATACAAAGAAATTAAATGTATGACATACGATGAATTTATAGAAGTAAGCAAAATTGCTGAAGCTAAGATAGAGAAGGAAATACTTGAACTGATTTTATCTAAATAA
- a CDS encoding DUF1473 family protein, with protein sequence MITRYKMNILSKDKTYEYQIKVLPVYTWDSILGFNQEEAINKLNDVKYLKEITNLMIKPGFLDEFYVILDYNREFISYYKDYLIAILYSIEFNTFHLDSEFKKPALLFLKEYENNVGDFVTFDYITDEFNYECVISKLKSKANNETYR encoded by the coding sequence ATGATTACAAGATATAAAATGAACATATTAAGCAAAGATAAAACTTATGAATACCAAATAAAAGTATTACCTGTTTATACGTGGGACTCTATACTTGGATTTAATCAAGAAGAAGCCATAAATAAACTTAATGATGTTAAGTATTTGAAAGAAATAACTAATTTAATGATCAAACCCGGGTTTTTAGATGAGTTTTACGTAATACTGGATTACAATAGAGAATTCATAAGTTATTATAAAGATTATCTTATTGCTATTCTTTATTCTATAGAGTTTAATACATTTCATTTAGACTCAGAATTTAAAAAACCAGCCCTCCTTTTTCTTAAAGAATATGAGAATAATGTTGGTGATTTTGTTACTTTTGATTACATTACCGATGAATTTAATTATGAATGTGTAATTTCAAAACTTAAATCAAAGGCTAATAATGAAACATATAGATAA